From a region of the Notolabrus celidotus isolate fNotCel1 chromosome 14, fNotCel1.pri, whole genome shotgun sequence genome:
- the zgc:113279 gene encoding uncharacterized protein zgc:113279 has protein sequence MRGRFKRREREDEAAGLSPLPGQTTAGFTEIHSPVPGSTCQDLGGGKKGARCSPYDSEKVYLGVRVKLPVRDLLRNIRLAQGRDPEDIQEMYRETVIGEKKRVKTRTGRRTAKRKRPTKSLEELAIIVEVLEEDLRTGNTYSSSPWSIPSPSSAVSLEGSPTGAGYNSDESDEMIPSPQSCMSYSPCSAEYQQALSPPAFMYTSPQPLSAGHMGRDGGSGEGWFDALNQDWNLDSSAFFFTQLQKEESQLRHITDSVLLSTDEQGRTALHKVACVGKRALGYAIAKRMAALNRLDLKDSEGMTALLHAAQHNHHLMVADLIRLGANVNETNNSGKSCLHLSAEKGYVRVLEVLKNTMMDGVYVDVEAADNSGMSVLQCASVALKATVRDLETSTSPNYTRLHRLHQEQMMETLECLLQMGSYLHTMGSQSLQPRFA, from the exons atgagaggacGGTTCAAgcgtagagagagagaggatgaagcTGCTGGGCTCTCTCCTCTCCCAGGCCAAACCACGGCGGGCTTCACCGAGATACACTCACCTGTTCCGGGTTCAACTTGCCAGGATTTGGGCGGTGGTAAAAAAG GTGCAAGATGTTCCCCCTATGATAGTGAAAAAGTCTATCTGGGAGTCCGCGTCAAATTGCCAGTAAGGGATCTTCTGAGGAACATCCGATTGGCTCAAGGCCGGGATCCTGAAGATATTCAG GAGATGTACAGAGAAACAGTCATAG GAGAAAAGAAACGAGTCAAAACTCGCACAGGACGACGAACTGCCAAG AGAAAACGCCCCACAAAGAGCCTGGAGGAGTTGGCAATTATcgtggaggttctggaggaggATCTCAGGACTGGAAACACCTACAGCTCCTCTCCTTGGTCTATACCCTCCCCAAGCTCTGCTGTGTCTCTTGAGGGGTCTCCAACCG GTGCAGGATACAACAGTGACGAGTCCGATGAAATGATCCCCAGCCCTCAGTCCTGCATGAGCTACTCCCCCTGCTCGGCAGAATACCAGCAGGCCCTGTCCCCTCCTGCCTTCATGTACACCAGCCCCCAGCCCCTCAGCGCAGGTCACATGGGACGAGACGGAGGGAGTGGGGAAGGCTGGTTTGATGCCCTGAACCAGGACTGGAACCTGGACAGCTCGGCTTTCTTcttcacacagctgcagaaagaggagagtCAGCTGAGACACATCACTGACTCTGTGCTGCTGTCCACCGATGAGCAGGGCAGGAC AGCGCTCCATAAAGTGGCGTGTGTCGGGAAGAGGGCGCTGGGATACGCCATCGCCAAGAGGATGGCTGCACTGAACAGGCTGGACCTCAAAGACTCTGAGGGGATG ACTGCTCTCCTCCACGCGGCACAGCACAACCATCACCTGATGGTCGCAGATCTGATCCGATTAGGGGCCAACGTGAACGAGACGAACAACTCAGGAAAGTCGTGCCTCCACCTCAGTGCTGAGAAAGGCTACGTCAGAGTCCTGGAG GTCCTCAAAAACACGATGATGGATGGCGTGTACGTTGACGTTGAAGCTGCTGATAACTCTG GTATGAGTGTCCTGCAGTGTGCCTCGGTGGCTCTGAAAGCGACAGTGCGAGACCTGGAGACCAGCACATCTCCAAACTACACCAGGCTGCACAGGCTGCACCAGGAGCAGATGATGGAGACCCTGGAGTGTCTGCTGCAGATGGGCAGCTACCTTCATACCATG gGGAGTCAGAGTCTGCAGCCCAGGTTCGCCTGA